The stretch of DNA GCGGATCCTCCGCGCATGCGCCCAGCATGACGAGGACGACCACCGTGGCGAGCGCCGCAGCCCCCCGTCCGTTCACGGGCCCGCCTCCGCCGGCGCGGCCATCCGCTCCAGCGAGAAGTTCGCCGGCAGCAGATCCCGCAACGGCCACACGATCGACTCCCCGTTCGTCCCGATGCTCATGACCTCGAGTTTCCGGCCGAACTCGGCGAGCGCCTGGCGACACATGCCGCACGGCGGGGCCGGGACGGCGCCGCTCGTCACGATGGCGATGCGCGAGAAGGCGCGCGCTCCCGAAACCACCGCGTGCCCCAGCGCGACCCGCTCCGCGCACGTCCCCACCGGATACGAGGCGTTCTCCACATTGCATCCGGTGAAGACCCGGCCGTCATCGGCCTCGAGCGCCGCGCCCACGAGGAAACCGGAATACGGAGCGTACGCGCGTTCGCGGGCGACCCTCGCCCGGGCGGCGAGGTCTTCCCAGGAGAGCGGCTCTCCGGCTGTCGTTCGAGTCTCGGTCATCGGCTCCCATCCGCGGCATCGTCCGGCCTGCCCACGTAGCGTCGCGGCAGGCGGCGTCCGATCGCCGTCAGCACTTCGTATTCGATCGTCCCGGCGTTCTCCGCAAAATCCGCCAGCCCGACCTCTTTCCCTCCGTCACGGCCCAGGAGCGTGGCCACGTCCGCAGCTTCGACACCCGGCACGCCGGAAACGTCTACCGACGTCACGTCCATGCAGACACCGCCCCGGATCGGCACCTCGACTCCGCGGATGAGCGCTCGTCCCCGGTTCGACAGACGCCACGGCAGCCCATCCGCGTACCCGATCCCCAGCGTGGCGAGACGTTCGGCACGCTTCG from Candidatus Palauibacter polyketidifaciens encodes:
- a CDS encoding cytidine deaminase, with protein sequence MTETRTTAGEPLSWEDLAARARVARERAYAPYSGFLVGAALEADDGRVFTGCNVENASYPVGTCAERVALGHAVVSGARAFSRIAIVTSGAVPAPPCGMCRQALAEFGRKLEVMSIGTNGESIVWPLRDLLPANFSLERMAAPAEAGP